ACATTGCCTGAAAAGATAACAGGAATAGAGACCGCCTGTTTAACTGCAGCTGCAAGCTTGTAATCTGGCTGCCCTGTAAACATTTGCGGCTGAAGTCGTGGATGAATAGCCAAAGCATCAACGCCACAGTCCTGGGCCAATTTTGCAATGTCGATAGCGTTGACTTGTTTAAATCCTGAGCGAATTTTTATCGTAAAAGGAACATGGTCAGGAATCACTCTTTTAAATTCTTTTAAAATTTTTTCCAACATAACCGGGTTTGCCATCAAAGCAGAACCGCAACATGATGTCACTACGTTGCGCGCAGGACAACCAACGTTCAGATCAATCATATCAACGCCAGCCTGAATAATTCTTTCACAAGCAGCTTTAACATGTTCAGGAGAATTAGCAGAAACTTGAAAATTCAACGGACGTTCATACTGAGAGAAATCAAGTGCCATTGCGCCACCTTTGGGCGTGACCACAGAACAGACATGACGCATCTCGGTGTACAAAAGCTCTTCTTTTGAAAACTCACGAACAAGTTTTCGAAAAGGAGAATCGGTAATTCCATCAAGAGGTCCACCGATAAATCGGGGAAATGATAAATGTTTAATTTTTAAATTTTGTTTAAAGTAATCCATGGATCTCTCAAAAAACGTTAGCTATAAGACATTTTTACAGTTTAACACAACCGCTCGCGTTTTCAAAATGCAAAAATAAAAAACACTCTTGCTTGTCAAAAACAATCAAAAAATATACGTAAAATTAGTTAAAAAATTTCACTCAATATTAAAAATAAAAACTATAAAATGTTTAATCACATGCAGTAAATTGCTCATTGTGAAATAAATCATTGCGTTTAAATACGATTTTTAAATAAAGTGTAAGCGTTAGAGAATATCTTCACAAAAAAGGAGAAGTATATGAAAAAGGTAACAACAAAAAAAGCAGCTGCTAAGCGTAAAGTAACTCGCAAAGCTGCTCCAAAGCGTAAAGCAGTTAAAAAAGCTGCCCCAAAACGCAAAGTAGTTAAAAAAGCTGCTCCAAAACGTAAAGCGGTTAAAAAAGCTGCTCCAAAACGTAAAGTAGCTAAAAAAGCTGCTCCAAAACGCAAAGTAGCTAAAAAAGCTGCTCCTAAGCGTAAAGTAGCTAAAAAAGCCGCTCCTAAAAAAAGC
This DNA window, taken from Candidatus Babeliales bacterium, encodes the following:
- a CDS encoding tRNA-dihydrouridine synthase, which produces MDYFKQNLKIKHLSFPRFIGGPLDGITDSPFRKLVREFSKEELLYTEMRHVCSVVTPKGGAMALDFSQYERPLNFQVSANSPEHVKAACERIIQAGVDMIDLNVGCPARNVVTSCCGSALMANPVMLEKILKEFKRVIPDHVPFTIKIRSGFKQVNAIDIAKLAQDCGVDALAIHPRLQPQMFTGQPDYKLAAAVKQAVSIPVIFSGNVVNFKTAKMTYEATGVDGFLIGRGIWAKPWKLEEMKQHAAGNEYVVDQSMILQVALRHLSLMVEQFGMQGLLRFRKHLPFYIKGHPSASALRSRLVRSESEADIKEGLQEFLS